A region from the Halomonas piscis genome encodes:
- a CDS encoding ImmA/IrrE family metallo-endopeptidase, with the protein MSLRITTRWREIGPLNDADAPERRADRATLAELELAVGDSVLTRAEDSLSGEIRHHAILSANPLAEWLVWKWWRLCFEPKQTTRQVPGWLEAHRMANAGGGWLWPNLEFASDGVRMCIGARASAASAHQPLRYLSSDHAVIPLVDFERAIDDFVARVIEQLSRQRVVNADLPAMYQELQAERADPEVAIYRRLEALLGFDPDECPDDRVVALYQDAQGLGLEAVAELAAGAGSSPLSARQLRAWARSQGCESARESRLGWVGQGYRVDHRLPAWRNGVKAAHALRAQERVADAAIGNRQLAEWFAVPDTLFDDQRHNKALAYELAFESNKSRVLLRSRWQAGRRFEVARLLGDVLLQADPELLHLATAQNTYRQKLQRAFAAELLCPIEALSEWLAGDFSDDAIQGAADTFGVSPMTVTVQLLNNRMLQSDELNGLDPDWAVA; encoded by the coding sequence ATGAGCCTTCGCATAACGACCCGCTGGCGTGAGATCGGCCCGTTGAACGATGCCGACGCCCCGGAGCGCCGAGCCGATCGGGCTACCCTGGCGGAACTCGAGCTCGCGGTGGGCGATAGTGTGCTCACACGCGCCGAGGACTCCCTGAGTGGTGAGATACGCCATCATGCGATCCTGTCGGCGAATCCGCTTGCGGAGTGGCTGGTGTGGAAGTGGTGGCGGTTGTGCTTTGAGCCGAAACAGACGACCAGGCAAGTACCGGGCTGGCTGGAGGCTCACCGCATGGCCAATGCCGGGGGTGGCTGGTTGTGGCCCAATCTGGAGTTCGCCAGTGACGGCGTGCGCATGTGTATAGGCGCCAGAGCCAGTGCCGCATCAGCGCATCAACCGCTGCGTTATCTCTCTTCCGATCACGCCGTCATTCCCTTGGTTGATTTCGAGCGTGCCATCGATGATTTCGTGGCACGGGTGATCGAACAGCTGTCTCGGCAGCGAGTGGTAAACGCTGATCTGCCGGCTATGTACCAGGAGCTGCAGGCTGAGCGGGCCGACCCCGAGGTTGCGATCTATCGGCGGCTGGAAGCCTTGCTGGGCTTCGATCCCGATGAATGTCCCGATGACCGTGTGGTGGCGCTCTATCAGGATGCGCAAGGATTAGGCCTCGAGGCGGTTGCCGAGCTGGCAGCGGGGGCGGGCAGCTCCCCGTTGAGCGCCCGTCAGCTCAGGGCCTGGGCGCGTTCTCAGGGCTGTGAATCGGCCAGGGAGAGTCGCCTTGGTTGGGTAGGGCAGGGCTATCGAGTGGATCACCGGCTCCCCGCCTGGCGCAATGGGGTGAAAGCGGCCCATGCCCTTCGCGCCCAGGAGAGAGTGGCCGATGCTGCCATCGGCAATCGCCAGCTCGCGGAGTGGTTTGCCGTGCCGGATACCCTCTTCGACGACCAGCGCCATAACAAGGCGTTGGCCTATGAGCTGGCCTTCGAGTCGAACAAGAGTCGCGTACTGTTACGCTCGCGGTGGCAGGCAGGGCGCCGTTTCGAGGTGGCTCGGCTGCTGGGTGATGTCCTGTTGCAGGCAGACCCCGAGCTCCTGCACCTGGCAACCGCGCAGAACACCTACCGGCAGAAGCTCCAGCGCGCCTTCGCCGCCGAGTTGCTCTGCCCGATAGAGGCGCTATCCGAGTGGTTGGCAGGAGACTTCTCGGACGATGCCATTCAGGGTGCCGCCGACACCTTCGGCGTCAGTCCGATGACGGTAACGGTGCAGCTGCTCAATAACCGCATGCTGCAGAGCGATGAGCTCAACGGCCTGGATCCGGACTGGGCAGTGGCCTGA
- a CDS encoding KGGVGR-motif variant AAA ATPase, with protein MVDLDLEAPGLGSHILHPDMRPEFGVLDWLVEDLVGNASAALPAEMVAESLLIDSPGLSVAPAIGRRSGEYSQGVLAKLARGYLEGEDGSGFAQRLQRMIASLEAEVEPDVVLIDSRAGLHETVAANLLHLGAEVFFFAVDVPATWEGYRYLLAHLAQLATVGEFENLEADWRQRFHMVHARSSLRDEGRRAFAANAYAVWVDTLYDAVSPHDEEADEVSDELLRFTFDEADPAAPHWPH; from the coding sequence TTGGTAGATCTTGATCTGGAGGCACCCGGGCTTGGCTCGCATATACTGCATCCCGACATGCGTCCGGAGTTCGGCGTGCTGGATTGGCTGGTGGAGGACCTGGTAGGCAACGCCAGTGCAGCGTTGCCTGCCGAGATGGTCGCCGAGAGCCTCCTGATCGACAGCCCCGGGCTCTCGGTGGCGCCGGCGATAGGTCGACGCTCCGGCGAGTACTCCCAGGGCGTATTGGCCAAGCTGGCACGTGGCTATCTTGAGGGAGAGGACGGCAGCGGCTTTGCGCAGCGGCTCCAGCGCATGATCGCCAGCTTAGAGGCTGAGGTCGAGCCTGACGTGGTGCTGATCGACAGCCGTGCCGGCCTGCATGAAACCGTGGCGGCCAATCTGTTGCATCTTGGGGCCGAGGTATTCTTCTTCGCCGTGGACGTGCCGGCAACCTGGGAAGGCTACCGCTACCTGCTGGCTCATCTGGCACAGCTGGCCACGGTGGGAGAGTTCGAGAACCTGGAGGCTGACTGGCGCCAGCGGTTTCATATGGTCCACGCCAGGTCCAGCCTGCGCGATGAGGGTAGACGAGCATTTGCTGCCAACGCCTATGCCGTATGGGTCGATACCCTCTATGACGCGGTTTCTCCGCACGATGAGGAGGCCGATGAAGTGAGTGATGAACTGTTACGCTTCACCTTCGATGAGGCAGATCCCGCGGCGCCGCACTGGCCCCACTAG
- a CDS encoding transposase — translation MRYPAERKEAILKKMAPPMSMTIPELAEQEGITATTLYNWRKQARARGQVLPSRSTQPDQWTSQEKFQVVLETAPMNEAEVSAYCRERGLYPEQVEAWRDACMNANDDAAAQAKQLRQARKAEQKRLRKLERELHRKDKALAETAALLALSKKAEAIWGTTNDEDD, via the coding sequence GTGCGTTACCCCGCAGAGCGTAAGGAAGCCATCCTCAAGAAGATGGCACCGCCCATGAGCATGACCATCCCGGAGCTGGCCGAACAGGAAGGCATCACCGCGACAACCCTCTACAATTGGCGGAAACAGGCCAGAGCACGAGGACAGGTTTTGCCATCACGTTCTACCCAGCCAGATCAGTGGACCAGCCAGGAGAAGTTCCAGGTCGTCCTGGAGACAGCTCCGATGAACGAGGCTGAAGTCAGCGCCTACTGCCGCGAGCGCGGGCTCTACCCCGAGCAGGTGGAGGCCTGGCGAGATGCCTGCATGAACGCCAACGACGATGCGGCAGCGCAGGCCAAGCAGCTTCGACAAGCGCGTAAGGCGGAGCAGAAGCGGCTCCGTAAGCTGGAGCGCGAGCTGCACCGCAAGGACAAGGCCCTGGCCGAGACGGCGGCGCTGTTGGCCCTGTCAAAAAAAGCCGAGGCGATCTGGGGCACGACCAACGACGAGGACGACTGA
- a CDS encoding DDE-type integrase/transposase/recombinase encodes MTLVQDAQRDGARLAKACQVMGINVRTYYRWVAEGEVTADRRPDADRPEPANKLSPEEREAVVALCNAPEYRSRPPAFIVADQADKGRYLASESTMYRVLHEYDQQHHRGRQQAPQRKRPPTTHQATAPNWLWCWDISWLPGPARGTWWYLYLIMDVYSRKIVGHEVYETETGELAAELIQKACWREHLTDRHKPLILHSDNGSPMKAATFLEKLYDLGITPSYSRPRVSNDCQSLYVGFIIDPEDLVLVA; translated from the coding sequence GTGACTCTGGTGCAAGACGCCCAGCGTGACGGTGCTCGGCTGGCCAAGGCCTGTCAGGTGATGGGCATCAATGTGCGAACCTATTACCGCTGGGTTGCGGAAGGCGAAGTGACGGCAGATCGTCGCCCCGACGCCGACCGCCCGGAGCCGGCCAACAAGCTGTCGCCCGAGGAACGAGAGGCTGTTGTGGCGCTGTGCAACGCCCCGGAGTATCGGAGCCGCCCTCCCGCCTTCATCGTGGCCGATCAGGCGGACAAGGGCCGCTACCTGGCCTCTGAGTCGACGATGTACCGAGTGCTTCATGAATATGACCAGCAACACCATCGGGGCCGACAGCAGGCCCCACAGCGCAAGCGACCGCCGACCACGCACCAAGCCACGGCGCCGAACTGGCTTTGGTGCTGGGATATCAGCTGGTTACCGGGCCCTGCACGCGGTACTTGGTGGTACCTGTACCTGATCATGGACGTCTACAGCCGCAAGATCGTTGGGCACGAGGTCTATGAAACCGAGACCGGCGAGCTGGCCGCCGAGCTGATCCAGAAGGCCTGCTGGCGAGAGCACCTCACCGATCGTCACAAGCCTTTGATTTTGCATTCTGATAACGGCAGCCCGATGAAGGCGGCGACCTTCCTGGAGAAGCTCTACGACCTGGGCATCACCCCGTCGTACAGCCGGCCAAGGGTCAGCAACGACTGTCAGTCTTTATACGTCGGATTCATAATCGATCCGGAAGACCTGGTCTTGGTGGCTTGA